A segment of the Vanessa cardui chromosome 22, ilVanCard2.1, whole genome shotgun sequence genome:
TAAAATGATCCCATAGGCCTTTCAATCCATGCAAAGAATAGCTAACATGGTTAAATGGTTCGGTTAGACCCTGGATTCCTGCAAGGGTCAGGTCTCAGTTTAGTCTTGTGTAACGTCACCTTCAGTTGGTTGGATGCTATTATTCATCTTTTTTGTGGACGTTCACTACATGCACGGGACAGCGTGACAGTGGCCAGCTGAAAAGAGCTTGACACTTTATGTTACATGGATACCTCAGGGGCCAAGGTAGAAATAGTCGATGGAAATTTCCTATTATCTAGTATTGCATTAATCACGTTCACTGCTGGATGAAGGTCCAAGTGCGACAGTTCTAGGCATATTCTCTGTCCCCTTTGTAACAATTACTGGGACTAGTTGGGTTCTCTGTATCCCGAGAACCTCTTTTGGAGTGAATGCCTTTAAGTTTTCATGTTTCTGATGTTATTTTCTGTATTTGGCAAAACTACAAAATAGAGgaatccggtctatttataatcttggaggtagagactctcttcgggatgttttgaacaaagtaggaatactcactgttgcgtcgcaatatacttacaacaatattatacctatatattcacagtaacattgatcacttttataaagtcagtgataatcattgtataatatgtacaaGAAGTatggataagcttataacgccaagttcccgactccgcaaagtcaataaaacctTCTTGGGGCATCCGTTTCTCTAAAAAAATTTCACaggcatttttaactttgctgcTTCGTAAATTCagatcgtttgtaaaaatacattggtaaaaaaggcatattattcgattcaagactttatatatgataaaaaagcgtggaacctgttgacttccaggcaggatacataaaatacatatataattgtatttttgtcttgtaaattgtataattgtattgtcgatatcaaaataataacagctttaataaagaaataaaaaaaaaaatcacaaccGATCTAATTTATCTGTCAacgtgtaaaaatatttacaatatttttatgcaaaatttataaaccacaaaatgttttttacaagtaaataaacatacatatttcttttgtacaatcatatatttttatttctagctgtaaaaataaaatgtttataaaataagttttgagACAAAAAAGAACAAATTAGAAGAACGTAAGTAGAACATACCACTTTGAGCGTATTCTAGTTTTTAACTCAGTGCTAGTAATCGGACCTGCATTGTTTTCACTCGTAGCCATTAATAAAGATAACTATAGCTCAACGCTGAGGGAATAACAGATTTACGAGCGAAGAAAACTCTCTTAACCTTGAGTTACGTATAAcgtggaattttattatgagACTACGATTTGCATGCAATTCTTCTTATGATCTTGATGTGATTTATAGTTCGGTCCGAAACGACACTATAAGTAAGATTACAagttcaaaaaaaattaagtttataatgtttaaatttggatattgacaagagtcgagatggcccagtggttagaacgcgtgcatcttaaacgatgattgcgggttcaaacccaggcaagcaccgctgtttcatgtgcttaatttgtctttataattcatctcgtgctcagcggtgaaggaaaacatcgtgaagaaacctgcatgtgacaaatttcatagaaattctgccacatgtatattccaccaacccgcattggaacagcatggtggaatatgttccaaaccttctcctcaaagggagaggaggccttttgcccagcagtgggaatttacggtaAATAATGGAATCAAGGACTCTTTGGAACCAACGGTTAACCAAGGGTTTCTAGCGTGGTTAAGGTGACCGCCAAACCTAATTATCACCCAGCCAGGCTATGATTTACAAGATACTTCATTAGCTCAGTTCATATTTAAACGGTTAatgatatattgataaatacGGTCCGCTTAATACTAAGTTTAAAAGAAGTTATTTCTAATAGTAATTTCACATAAAATGTCCAAgacttattcaaattttatcaatttcatttACGACGATTTTAgtagcaaaaatattattaagtatttcatgctactaacaaaaaaataattaattcaatcacTTTTTATTACTCGccatgtctttttttaatttcgttctgtgtttgttttttataactatatCTGGTTTGTtgacatacattacattttttttatattaaatcctataatatatacaaatgtgttttaaaaatagttagtgTATGAATCAAGAAGGCGTGGAATGTTGTTCAGAATGCTGCCAACATTACCCCCTCGAATCGTAATTCCTGTGGGCAAAAAATGAACCAAACTGTCACCAGTGGACGcgatgaggcgaggtgttatagtAAATGTTGTTTAAAGCAATGCCACTTTTAAATCCATGTAGATATTAAGTGGTACTTTAGTCCCTTTGGACTATTTATTGGGTATTTGATCACCAGAtagcaataattagtattgttgtgggCCGGTTTGAACGCGTACGtcataatcgatgatttcgggttcaaacccaggcaagcaccactatatgtatatgcttaattgtatttataattaatttcgtgctcggaggtgaaggaaaacatcgtgaggaaaccggcatgtctctaatttcatcgaaattctgccacatgttcattccaccaacaggcattggaacagcgtggtgaaatatgttccaaactctctcctcaataggagaggaggccttagcccagctgtgggaaatttacgggctgttactttgctttacTTTACCGGTTTGATTGGTGAGTGTAGTGTAACaagcacaaggggcataatcTACTACTTAGTTTCatcaagattattattaaacaatatgtcttagattacttatatatatctataaagcTCACACATCAAAAAAAAATGAGTCTATTTTCTTATCTCAGTGTGCGTGAAAGTTATGCTCGACACTCACCAAACCTCACTAATTTACAAGCACCCTACTAATTTCGATGATTGCTCAGATTTGacgaataaataatcaaagcaaTAGATACATAATTACAGTAATATATTCCTCAATGTATTATTCAACAAATACTTATTAAACAGTAATGTTAATTTAGGTAGAAAAGCATCACAAGAGTCTCATTGTGACATGACAAAGAAATCAGATTTACGAGAAGGCATTGTTGGGGAAAAGAAAACCTTACCTTGGGTAGGCGTTCTACGTTTTCATATCCGTAAGTCTTTCAAATGAACGTCTGATCTTATTTATACCTTATACCTTACTTACTGGAATATTTAGAATATTCAAGTAAGTAAGTTAAGGAAGGTAAGGTTCATTTTTATTAGTACGCTTCTAGTCCAGGAGACAATTTGAAAATTTCCTCCAAATGCCTCTTGAATATTTCAAGCATTTTTCCTCCGGTTAAATGTTAGACACATATTCGGAAATTGCTttgattgataaaaaattagtaatactatatttgattaaagacttaaaacataaaaaacagtaacagttttttattttaagcgtaCCAAGAgtaagatatatatgtatagtctaCGTCGTCCAtgcatacatttaatttattgttattttttgtttaagttcTTATTTATCTTATTGTCTTAGATATCTTCCATTACAGCTTCATATTTGAAATggatgttctaaaccctctccttaatgggagaggaggccttagtccgggagtgggattttttttatttgtaatagttttgtaattttattatttagaaaggATTTTGCTACTTCCAtgtactattaaatataatgggGGACAGAATTTCactttattttctatacattatattttgaatgacaacacattttaatagttattttccttaaataaatgaatgactGCAGAGAAAAGCTAGtttaagatataaattttacataagagtaagttttaaacttattaaagatatttacaGATGAGGATGATACCCTTAAAATAGCGCTAACAGGAATTGTTTTGGTAAAGGAAAATTACTGCATAACCAACGCTAATGATGTCGCCAAGATATCTCATTCAAAGTTTACGTACGTTTCATCTTGATATTGAGCATCGTACCGCTGTTTATTTTTACCTGACCATCTGTAGTCTTTAATTTGGTAAAGTTAAATACATACATCACATTTCCTAACCAAACTTTTTGGTTGTCGTTCTATTGTAGAGACTTTTTTTTCTATGAGGACCGGCGAATGGGTTACCTCatattaagtggtcaccgtcgcccatagatattagcgctgttagaaatattaaccataacTTACTTccccaatgcaccaccaactttggtaactaagatgttatgtcaattGTATCTGTAGTTAAACTGTctcattcttcaaaccggaCCCCAACGATACCAAGTATTGCGGCTTGATGtcaaaatatctgatgagtgggtagaaCTTACCCAGACGGCCGGCTTGCTCAATGAATATAGAAGTATTTTATAAGAGGATATCTGATTgtaaaaggaaattatttcttTCTTCAGGAGAGAAACCAAAgctatgtttattataaaagataatgaAACATGGTCCAGTGCAGTTTTGAGCTACATGATGCATCCGGAATATGAGTTTTCGACATACAATACTATAGCTTTGGTAGAATTAGCGGAGCATTACGAAGGtactataataaattcaaatatttatttaccttacTTAATGCAAATTATGCATGAATTAATTTTTCAGCTGAATTAAAACCTATCTGCTGGcctgaatataattataatacatcaaataatttatatgcagTTGGATATACTGATGGTAAGTCCTGATTGCTTTATATTTAGTATGCTGTTCTAGAGCACTTCAAAGACTTCAAAAAATTTAGTAAGGATCGATAAGGTTTGAAGTTTTCCACCAAGATTCCAAGGCTAGGACATGGCAGGCTGACACATTTGGTAGATTTATACACCATGTTTCACGAattcatctataaaatatatatatagtataacacctcgcttcattgcctccactggtgacaggagggttgGTTTGTTTTTTGTCCagtatcggaattgcgattcaacggggaaatgctgctagcattcttgccaccgaGATTTATTCAGTAACTAGTTTAGGTTCATATGTGTATAtctttaagcatttaatgttattaattcttatgttaataattatgtatactaAAAGATCAAAACAGATATTAAGAATATGAATATGAACTAGTATGAATGTACCTTTAAATGACTATTTAATTCAGGGACTTTTTTGATTTCAGTATAAATTTGATAAGCTCATGTGcatacttaaaatcaaaataaagtgtTAATGCTTCGTGGAAATATTTAAGTTACATATTTGatcagtaacattttttttcagaaaatcaATTCctggaaaaaataatttataaagtacaaTATATTGAGCAGAAACTATGTAATGAGTTCTATAATCGTATCGGGGTATGCGaagcattaatatttattaaatatgtaaaatacgaATATGTACTCTAACTTGCGTGGATATCCTATGAAGTTGATAATGTgccttaaaaatacaatcacagGTTTGGTCATTGTCTCTCGGACTATAGTCGTAGTcaccaaattaaaatatattacattatattatgattgcttattattttataattacttgatATGATATCTAAAGATATGGGtttcatatcaaaataatttatttttatttcaataatatttttctttttaaatatttcagctTAAAAACAATCTTAATATACCTACACATTACTTTTGCGCTTTTGCTAAAAATAACAAGAAGAACTGCGTTTGGGAAAATGGGATGGCACTTGTTTCTAATACAACGGGACCTTGGACTTTAGTAAGTACAAGAAAATAAGGAAATAAAGTATGAAGTGTCTGTTGGTTGGTACCACTATAGAAATTTGCCCTAAAGagtaaaatagtaaagtaagaaatattatccttTATATCGCAAATGTGCCCATAGTGACGGTGAAAGGAACTGGCTCGTATTTGATTACAATATCCCCCTGACGTGACTTCTGATCTTAGAGACTAGACTAGATTGTAGTACACATATGCACATATCTAATCTCTCATCCTCATAATCTGTTGGGATCACAAACCAATGGAGAAAAATCAGACATAGTACCAATTTCTTTACGATTTTCCGAAGGTACGAGTGATTATCCTGAGTTGCACTCCCAAAGATCTGGAGTTATCTCGTACCGGCAATAGTTACCACTGAGTAAATTCAAGTATTTAAATCGGTTATTTTCATTGGTAGTAGTTCTTATGATGTAGTGTGTTATGATTTggaaattattaacaatatttagcAAATAAGTATATTCACAGTGCAGTGTCATACGCTGAGTGCGATAGACGTGCCGCCTTGATTTATTGTTGTTGCTTTTTACCTGCGATCGATAAGCGCGTAcgcgcgcgcgcgtgtgtgtgtgcggcTGGCGATCGCCGGCGCAGTTGTGACTTACGCGAGACCgtactatgaaatatatttagtatggcGCGTTCTACGTCGTCAGATGATATAGATATTTATGAGAATTTCAATATGAATACTGATGTACCTATCAACTCATCTACTACAAACGATGAACAAcctaataacattattaatgagAACTTCGACATGAATATTTTGGAATCTACTCATTTGCCTCCAATCAATGAACAGCAGTCTTATAGCGCTAGGGAATCTAACATTTCTAACAAAAGGATGCGAGATGTCGATGAAGCAGAAATTTGGCACGTCGTGTCCAAATCGGGTAAGCGATACGCTCGTAGTTCTCAGAATGATAGAATACCAGAAGAAAAAGTTGAGATTAGTGTCACATCCAAAGAACCTTTGCCTAAACAATTTGCCTTTGCCCGTCtacttaagaataataatatcccAAATATCCTTAGAGTCAGATATATTAAcgcttacaaattaataatacaatttcaaaatGAATCCGGACTAACAAAATTATTGGAATGCCAGGAGATAAAAAATAAGGGATGGAATTTGCAAAGAACTCTGGAGGTTGGTGTTTCATATGGAACTATTAAAAACGTGGAATTAGACTTGTCTGAAACTGATATTTTAGAAAGTATTACTAGCTCGGCTGAGTTAATTGCAGTAAAACGGCTTAACCGCAGAGACAGCAATGGAATCCAAGGATGGACACCAAGTGAGACTATACGTCTGTGTTTCAAGGGATCCTCTTTACCTGCGTATGTTCATGTATATGGAGTGCGAACTAAGATTGAAACTTATACGTTCCCAGTAACTCAATGCTCCTTTTGCTGGCGTTTTGGCCATCCTAGAAAAGTTTGTCCTAGAAAGAAACAAGTGTACCAAAGATCATGAAAACTGTGAGActactgaaattaattttgtatgtgtGAATTGTCGGGGTAACCATATGTCCTTGAGTTTAGACTGTCCAATACGCGTAAAAGAGAAGAAAATCAGAGAAATAATGGCTGAATTCAACTGCGCATATAAAAGAGCTCTCACTATGTATGTACCCCCAAACTCCCCACCTCCTCAAGAATTTAACACCGAAGTTCAAGAAGATCGTCAAGATATTTGTGATAATATGAATACTTCACCTAAAATTTCAACCTCTTACGCATCTGTTACTGCATCAAAACTAACTCGTAAGCAACAAGATACTCCTGTAAGCAAGAAACAATCTacgaaatctaataataaaaggaGACACAAagatgaggatgatgatgatattaacTGGAGTGAAGTAATAAATCAGGTACCAGATACAGAATCTCTAGAAGAAAATAGCACAAGAAATATGAACTCTAAAACACATAAACGAGAAGAAAGCCATATCTCATTTTATGAATTACTAAGAAGAATTGGAAATACCATCCTTAATAAAAACAGTACCATtcatgaaaaatttaatgaagttttgaagATGTGCTGCAAATGGTTGTACGATTTTGTTGCTAACTTTATCCCTGATttgaactttattaaaaatatatttaacaataatagttAATGGATAGAGTATTATCAAAAGCAAAAGTCAACATCATCCAATGGAATTgccaaagtttaaaaaataagactatTACCTTAGAACAGTTATTAACAATAGAAAAAGTCCATATAGCTGCGTTTAACGAAACCTGGCTGGATAGTAACACAGACCTTAGAATTAAAGGGTACAATATATTTCGCAGCGATAGAAGCGACGGTTATGGTGGCATTGCAATTATTACTCACCATTCAATTAAAGCACAAGTTCAGAACATAACAAATCGCAACACCGGTATCGAACTAATTTAcgtcaaaatattcaatttagattatttagaGAACATTGTTTCAATTTATTGCCCGCCATCCGTTACCACTTGTCAACAGGATTGGGATGAACTTTTCTCTATGTTCTCGGAAAAAACCCTCCTACTTGGAGACGTGAATGGCCACCACTGTAGTTGGTCCCATAAAACAGACTCCAGAGGCAGCCAAATATTTGATTCCTTgcttaattataactttattaccTTAAATGACGGCCGGCCGACACGTATCAAATTAGTAAACGGTATCTTACACCAGTCTGCCCCAGATATCACCGTAGTTTCATCTGATGTGGCAATTGAATACGATTGGAGCATTTTGAATGATACCCTTGGTAGCGATCATCTTGTATTAAAAATCTCTACCGCTGCTAATTCTAATccttcatatattaaaaaaagaaatttgaaaaatgctGATTGGGAGTCTTATTATAAAGTACTCGAGGATAGATTGTCACGTTTTATAATATCTGACAACCTACAAGAAGCTTACGATTCATTTattagtgaaataaataatgcagCCAGTACATCCAttccatatattaaaattagccaCCATCCATGCTCAAAATTTATACCGAGACCTTACTGGAACTTTAGACTCTCAAAAGCTGTAGCCGAACGACGACTAGCTCTAGGAAACTTCAGACGCAATGGAACGCCGGATAATCTTACTATTCTCAAAGGAAAAATCAGTGAAGCACAAAGAGTAAGTCGTATTGCTCAAAAGGGAGGATGGAAAAACTATTGCTCGTCTTTAAATAAAGCATCAACTACAGGTCAAGTGTGGCAGTGCATGAAATGGATGAAAGGTCGCAGAGCTCAGAGAAAGCATGTGGATAAAACTAGTGCCTACAATTTATTACGTAATTTAACTCCAGATCACGCAATTACCGCTCAGCCTATATTCAATTCTTTTAACCTTAA
Coding sequences within it:
- the LOC124539381 gene encoding probable threonine protease PRSS50, with translation MTKKSDLREGIVGEKKTLPWVGVLRFHIHEDDTLKIALTGIVLVKENYCITNANDVAKISHSKFTRETKAMFIIKDNETWSSAVLSYMMHPEYEFSTYNTIALVELAEHYEAELKPICWPEYNYNTSNNLYAVGYTDENQFLEKIIYKVQYIEQKLCNEFYNRIGLKNNLNIPTHYFCAFAKNNKKNCVWENGMALVSNTTGPWTLIGFGVKGPGCAGPSRFIDISKYLPWIESSTDTMLY